Proteins found in one Alicyclobacillus cycloheptanicus genomic segment:
- the yfmH gene encoding EF-P 5-aminopentanol modification-associated protein YfmH translates to MRELDYSRLRERLYTEQLDNGLTVFLAPKPGYQQVFATFTTHYGSIDSVFRVGDEAPAAVPDGIAHFLEHKMFESPQGDVFNEFAKNGAAANAFTTFDQTTYLFSCTENAKENMQVLLDFVQEPYFTDENVEKEKGIIGQEIRMYDDNPEWRSFFGLLRGLYQQHPVRIDIAGTVESIAKIDKETLYRCYRTFYHPSNMMLFCAGGFDPKEMMDVIRSNQAKKSFGPAPDIERIYPEEPSEAGERKSVAALSVSQPRCLIGWKDANTGLTGQDLLAQEMLTGVILDVLFGRSSPLYHRWIDEGLIDQQFTWEYELTPSYGYSLVGGNTADPDRLIAEVNDALARAAAEGLPEEAFHRGRKKAMGRFVGSLDSPNFIARSFSSYYFKGVDLFDTVEVLESLTLQQANERLRAHFIPRQQAVSIVLPKAVDAPAEKGR, encoded by the coding sequence GTGCGTGAACTGGACTACAGTCGTCTGCGGGAGCGGTTGTACACGGAGCAGCTGGACAACGGCTTGACCGTGTTTCTGGCCCCGAAACCGGGGTACCAACAAGTGTTCGCGACCTTTACAACCCATTATGGTTCGATTGACAGCGTGTTTCGGGTTGGGGATGAGGCACCCGCAGCGGTGCCAGATGGCATTGCACACTTTCTCGAGCACAAGATGTTTGAGTCGCCTCAGGGGGATGTGTTTAACGAGTTCGCCAAGAACGGGGCGGCCGCGAACGCGTTCACGACGTTCGACCAGACCACCTACCTGTTTTCGTGCACAGAAAACGCGAAAGAAAACATGCAGGTGCTGCTCGACTTCGTTCAGGAGCCGTACTTTACGGACGAGAACGTGGAGAAGGAAAAGGGCATTATCGGCCAGGAAATCCGCATGTACGACGACAACCCGGAGTGGCGTTCTTTCTTCGGATTGCTGCGCGGGTTGTATCAGCAGCACCCCGTGCGCATTGACATCGCCGGGACGGTCGAGAGTATCGCCAAGATTGATAAAGAGACCCTGTACCGGTGCTATCGTACCTTTTATCATCCGTCCAATATGATGTTGTTCTGCGCGGGCGGGTTCGATCCAAAGGAAATGATGGACGTCATTCGGAGCAACCAGGCGAAGAAGTCGTTTGGACCAGCCCCGGACATCGAGCGCATCTACCCGGAGGAACCCAGTGAAGCGGGGGAAAGGAAGTCCGTCGCAGCGCTGAGCGTCAGTCAGCCGCGCTGTCTGATTGGCTGGAAGGATGCCAACACGGGGCTGACGGGACAGGATCTGCTTGCGCAGGAGATGCTCACGGGCGTGATTCTCGACGTGCTGTTCGGACGAAGCAGCCCGCTGTATCACCGGTGGATCGACGAAGGGCTGATTGACCAGCAGTTTACCTGGGAGTACGAGTTGACCCCTTCCTATGGCTATTCTTTGGTGGGCGGGAATACGGCCGACCCGGACCGGTTGATTGCCGAAGTCAATGACGCGCTGGCACGCGCCGCGGCGGAAGGACTGCCGGAAGAGGCGTTTCACCGCGGACGGAAGAAGGCGATGGGACGCTTTGTGGGGTCTCTTGATTCGCCCAACTTTATCGCCCGCAGTTTCTCCTCGTATTACTTTAAGGGCGTGGACTTGTTCGATACGGTGGAGGTGCTCGAATCGCTCACGCTGCAACAAGCCAACGAACGTCTTCGCGCACACTTCATTCCCCGTCAGCAAGCGGTATCCATCGTCCTGCCGAAGGCAGTTGACGCGCCGGCGGAGAAAGGTAGATAA
- the yfmF gene encoding EF-P 5-aminopentanol modification-associated protein YfmF — protein MAGFQRVDDGRIHVHVYATPRFKTRHFNVKFVQPLARDTVTPTALLPYLWMEGTQSYPTARAIMERADDLFGATVRTSIGKRGDRHVVEAYAGVPDEQAFRGATGLFQQAQALAAEVCSQPVLEGNAFPQRHVQREITLHKRRIESLFDDKIAWSMDRCLEAVYQGERFGLPRLGYVEDLGQLSGEQLRSVHHHLLNTADIHAYVVGNVGDADRAAQDVLTLLHAALERAGGGASGTDRTAAAEGPVNPLAHRSGDVRTVVDEQPVNQGKLNLGFRTGISCRDDDYPAMLVCNGILGGFPHSKLFVNVREKASLAYYASSRLDGLTGVLAVQTGIEINNYEQALSIIQEQVRAIQNGEISATELAYTKHGLRNQYLQANDQPMSLIDLNFAGVLAGQARELEELLKRIEAVTADDVVRVSSNIQLDTVYFLRNEVSRGA, from the coding sequence ATGGCGGGTTTTCAGCGTGTCGACGACGGGCGGATTCACGTCCACGTGTATGCGACACCAAGGTTCAAGACACGTCACTTCAACGTGAAATTCGTTCAACCGCTGGCGCGTGACACGGTCACGCCCACGGCGCTGCTGCCTTATCTTTGGATGGAAGGAACACAGTCCTATCCGACGGCGAGAGCCATCATGGAACGCGCCGACGACTTGTTTGGGGCAACGGTTCGCACGAGCATTGGAAAACGCGGCGACCGCCACGTCGTGGAAGCGTACGCAGGCGTTCCTGACGAGCAGGCGTTTCGCGGCGCGACGGGCTTGTTCCAACAAGCCCAGGCGCTGGCGGCAGAAGTGTGCAGCCAGCCGGTGCTGGAGGGAAACGCGTTTCCACAGCGGCATGTGCAGCGTGAAATCACCCTGCACAAACGCCGGATTGAGAGTCTGTTTGACGACAAGATTGCCTGGTCCATGGACCGTTGCCTGGAGGCTGTGTACCAAGGGGAGCGTTTCGGACTGCCCCGGCTGGGCTACGTCGAAGATCTCGGTCAACTCTCGGGCGAGCAGTTACGCTCCGTGCACCACCACTTGTTGAACACAGCTGACATTCATGCGTATGTCGTCGGCAACGTCGGTGACGCAGACAGAGCAGCGCAGGACGTATTGACCCTGCTGCATGCTGCCCTCGAGCGTGCAGGCGGCGGTGCCTCGGGTACGGACAGAACGGCGGCAGCAGAGGGACCTGTCAACCCCCTGGCACATCGCAGCGGCGACGTCCGCACGGTCGTGGACGAACAGCCCGTCAACCAAGGGAAGTTAAACCTCGGGTTTCGAACCGGGATTTCCTGCCGTGACGACGATTATCCTGCGATGCTGGTGTGCAACGGGATTTTGGGCGGCTTCCCGCACTCAAAGTTGTTTGTCAATGTGCGAGAAAAAGCCAGTCTGGCGTACTACGCGTCGAGTCGCCTCGATGGCTTGACCGGCGTGCTGGCTGTGCAGACGGGGATTGAAATCAACAACTACGAGCAGGCCCTGTCGATCATTCAGGAGCAGGTCAGGGCCATTCAAAACGGGGAGATCTCGGCCACGGAACTGGCGTATACCAAGCATGGTTTGCGAAATCAGTACCTGCAGGCCAACGACCAGCCGATGTCCTTGATTGACTTGAACTTTGCGGGCGTGCTGGCCGGACAGGCCCGGGAGCTGGAGGAACTGCTCAAGCGCATCGAGGCCGTGACAGCGGACGATGTGGTACGCGTGTCCTCGAACATTCAACTCGACACGGTGTACTTTTTGAGAAACGAGGTGAGCAGGGGTGCGTGA
- a CDS encoding indolepyruvate ferredoxin oxidoreductase subunit alpha → MAFVITSPCIGEKAADCVETCPVDAIHEGEDQYYIDPDACIDCGACEAVCPVSAIYMEDFVPEEEKSFIEKNRAFFQK, encoded by the coding sequence GTGGCTTTCGTCATAACGTCGCCTTGCATCGGTGAAAAGGCCGCTGATTGTGTAGAAACTTGTCCGGTTGACGCAATTCACGAGGGAGAAGACCAGTACTATATCGACCCAGATGCATGCATCGACTGCGGCGCCTGCGAGGCTGTGTGCCCAGTGTCCGCCATCTACATGGAAGATTTCGTTCCGGAAGAAGAGAAATCTTTCATCGAGAAAAACCGGGCATTCTTTCAAAAGTAA
- a CDS encoding MFS transporter: MRQPRPVLPSSAWWLLVISGIFALSIGLSNTFVNIYLWKVDRSYAPIAWYNLAVYCLMPIAFVAAGAVAKRTHPIVTIRLGVALHGVFYAVILAGGTALAKHPFVPGIFMGIAAGFYWLSFNWLSMLFTGEGTRDRFYGLNGVAGAVSGMIAPFAAGFLIAREDQFGGLSGYHVIFGLSLALFAAATGVSLRLRRARVQAAAWEKTLDWRAALTSVREARGWRLTLLGCAVYGLREGVFLFLIGLLFYVATGSEMKLGEFLLLQSAVSFASFFAMGRFVKAHNRLRWMGVGAAGMAAAALLFTLPLSLLLVVSYGVAIAVFLPFFLVPLQGAVFHQIGALTPEKTDDVEHIIMREGFENLGRVVGIAAFLVVLSVDHSARTIGWFAVALGFVQLGTFALLRFEGAARNLSRKPLTRSGRPQRSTSKTGRVSSHASRR, encoded by the coding sequence GTGCGCCAGCCTCGGCCTGTTTTGCCGTCTTCGGCCTGGTGGCTGCTGGTCATCAGCGGGATTTTCGCACTGTCCATCGGACTCTCCAACACGTTTGTCAACATTTATCTATGGAAGGTCGACCGCAGCTACGCGCCCATTGCCTGGTATAACTTGGCCGTCTACTGCCTGATGCCGATCGCGTTTGTCGCCGCGGGGGCGGTTGCCAAGCGCACGCACCCCATCGTCACCATCCGGCTCGGGGTCGCATTGCATGGCGTGTTTTACGCCGTCATTTTGGCGGGCGGGACCGCGCTCGCCAAGCATCCGTTCGTACCGGGCATCTTCATGGGGATTGCGGCGGGGTTTTATTGGCTGTCGTTTAACTGGCTCAGCATGTTGTTCACTGGGGAGGGGACGCGCGACCGGTTCTATGGGTTGAACGGCGTTGCCGGCGCGGTATCAGGCATGATCGCGCCGTTCGCGGCTGGCTTTCTGATCGCCAGAGAGGACCAGTTTGGGGGGCTCAGCGGGTATCATGTGATTTTTGGTCTGTCGCTGGCGTTGTTTGCTGCGGCCACCGGGGTCAGTCTGCGCTTGCGGAGGGCGCGCGTGCAGGCAGCCGCCTGGGAGAAGACGCTGGACTGGCGCGCTGCGTTGACCAGTGTACGCGAGGCGCGGGGGTGGCGTTTGACGCTCCTTGGGTGCGCCGTCTATGGACTGCGGGAAGGCGTCTTTTTATTTCTGATTGGACTGTTGTTCTATGTGGCGACGGGCAGTGAAATGAAGCTGGGCGAGTTTTTGCTGCTGCAAAGCGCCGTATCCTTCGCCTCCTTTTTCGCGATGGGGCGCTTTGTCAAAGCCCACAACCGGCTGCGCTGGATGGGGGTCGGGGCTGCGGGCATGGCTGCCGCGGCCCTCTTGTTCACCTTGCCGCTGAGCCTTCTTTTGGTGGTTTCTTATGGCGTCGCGATCGCCGTGTTTCTCCCGTTCTTCCTGGTGCCGTTACAGGGCGCGGTGTTTCACCAAATTGGGGCGCTGACGCCAGAAAAAACGGACGACGTCGAACACATCATCATGCGCGAGGGCTTTGAAAATCTGGGCCGGGTTGTGGGAATTGCGGCCTTTCTCGTCGTTCTGTCTGTCGATCACAGTGCCCGTACCATCGGATGGTTTGCGGTGGCACTGGGCTTCGTACAGCTCGGAACGTTTGCGCTGCTGCGCTTTGAAGGTGCGGCGCGAAACTTGTCCAGGAAACCCTTGACCCGGTCGGGACGTCCGCAGCGCTCAACATCAAAAACGGGACGCGTCTCATCGCACGCATCCCGTCGTTGA